The following proteins are encoded in a genomic region of Burkholderia pyrrocinia:
- a CDS encoding MFS transporter: MNPPSPALPGRDPLASAVSKVKWHVLPLVLIMFIANYIDRVNVGFVDRHLEASIGIGAAAYGLGAGLFFVGYALFEVPSNLLMQRYGARVWLARIMATWGIVAAAMAFVWNDTSFYALRFLLGVAEAGFFPGVVLYLSQWLPPQERGKAMAIFLGGSAFASVLSGPVTGALLSIRGFGLEGWQWMFLIEGLFSVALCGASWLLLKSHIRDATWLTADERAALETALDAERATRDVRSNVPVRATALLRDPQIMLFCFLYFSIQLTIYAATFWLPTIIRKMGGLTDFQVGLYNTIPWMIAIGAMYCFAVLSSKWKHPQRWLAFALVLAACGLFASTSHDPVWSFASICFAALGFKAASSLFWPIPQGYLDTRVAAAVIALINSVGNLGGFVAPTAFGYLKQHTGSITGGLYALAIASLVAAVAALFARTHRRSDPPRGLPADESFTNASMLRHAEH; encoded by the coding sequence TTGAACCCGCCCTCGCCCGCCCTGCCCGGACGCGACCCGCTCGCGTCCGCCGTCTCGAAAGTGAAGTGGCATGTATTGCCGCTCGTGCTGATCATGTTCATCGCGAACTACATCGACCGCGTGAACGTCGGTTTCGTCGATCGCCACCTCGAAGCGTCGATCGGCATCGGCGCGGCCGCATACGGGCTCGGCGCCGGGCTGTTCTTCGTTGGCTATGCGCTGTTCGAAGTGCCGTCGAACCTGCTGATGCAGCGCTACGGCGCACGCGTGTGGCTCGCGCGAATCATGGCGACCTGGGGCATCGTCGCGGCCGCGATGGCGTTCGTGTGGAACGACACGTCGTTCTACGCGCTGCGCTTCCTGCTCGGCGTGGCCGAGGCCGGCTTCTTCCCCGGCGTCGTGCTGTACCTGTCGCAATGGCTGCCGCCGCAGGAGCGCGGCAAGGCGATGGCGATCTTCCTCGGCGGCTCCGCGTTCGCATCGGTGCTGTCCGGGCCCGTCACCGGCGCGCTGCTGTCGATCCGCGGCTTCGGCCTCGAAGGCTGGCAATGGATGTTCCTGATCGAAGGGTTGTTCTCGGTCGCGCTGTGCGGTGCGAGCTGGCTGCTGCTGAAATCGCATATCCGCGACGCGACGTGGCTCACGGCCGACGAACGCGCGGCGCTCGAAACGGCGCTCGACGCGGAACGCGCGACGCGCGACGTGCGCTCGAACGTGCCCGTGCGCGCCACGGCGCTGCTGCGCGATCCGCAGATCATGCTGTTCTGCTTCCTGTATTTCTCGATCCAGTTGACGATCTACGCGGCCACGTTCTGGCTGCCGACGATCATCCGCAAGATGGGCGGCCTCACCGATTTCCAGGTCGGCCTGTACAACACGATTCCGTGGATGATCGCGATCGGCGCGATGTACTGCTTCGCGGTGCTGTCGTCGAAGTGGAAGCATCCGCAACGCTGGCTCGCGTTCGCGCTCGTGCTCGCCGCATGCGGGCTGTTCGCGTCGACGTCGCACGATCCCGTGTGGTCGTTCGCGTCGATCTGCTTCGCCGCGCTGGGCTTCAAGGCCGCGTCGTCGCTGTTCTGGCCGATCCCGCAGGGCTACCTCGACACGCGCGTGGCCGCGGCCGTGATCGCGCTGATCAACTCGGTCGGCAACCTCGGCGGCTTCGTTGCGCCGACGGCATTCGGCTATCTGAAGCAACATACTGGTTCGATCACAGGCGGGCTGTATGCGCTCGCGATCGCTTCCCTCGTCGCCGCGGTCGCCGCGCTGTTCGCACGCACGCACCGGCGCAGCGATCCGCCGCGCGGCCTGCCGGCCGACGAGTCCTTCACGAACGCTTCGATGCTCCGCCATGCCGAACACTGA
- a CDS encoding lactonase family protein, whose translation MPNTDRLTVVVSNAADGDLATFSLAADGTLAPLARYPAADVAMPIAVQADRARLYVATRGEQPTIVAFRCMPATGALARIGATAIDASHAYLSLDRSGRWLLGASYGGNSLSLYDAARVRDGDGAPLQVAGGIANAHAVVVSPDNRFAYVSSLGSDRVFSFALVEDAAGLRMLEHGETRVPAGFGPRHLQFARDGRTLVVVSEFQATLATFARDPDSGRLGDAHVSARHPAVAGLAQGHARPPAPAEPSVWAADLHLTPDERFAYVSERTSSQLLCYHRLADGTFEPAHATATETQPRGFAIDPSGRWLVACGEQSEHVSVYAIAPDDGALSLHARVPGGRGANWIAIV comes from the coding sequence ATGCCGAACACTGACCGCCTGACCGTCGTCGTCTCGAATGCCGCCGACGGCGACCTCGCCACGTTCTCCCTCGCGGCCGACGGCACGCTCGCGCCGCTCGCCCGCTACCCGGCCGCCGACGTCGCGATGCCGATCGCCGTGCAGGCCGACCGCGCGCGGCTCTACGTCGCGACGCGCGGCGAACAGCCGACCATCGTCGCGTTCCGCTGTATGCCGGCCACCGGCGCGCTCGCGCGCATCGGTGCGACCGCGATCGACGCGAGCCACGCGTACCTGTCGCTCGACCGCAGCGGCCGCTGGCTGCTCGGCGCGTCGTATGGCGGGAATTCGCTGAGTCTTTACGACGCCGCGCGCGTGCGCGACGGCGACGGCGCGCCGCTGCAGGTCGCCGGCGGCATCGCGAACGCGCATGCCGTCGTCGTGTCGCCGGACAATCGTTTCGCGTACGTCAGTTCGCTCGGCTCGGACCGCGTGTTCAGCTTCGCGCTCGTCGAGGACGCGGCCGGCCTGCGCATGCTCGAACACGGCGAAACGCGCGTGCCGGCCGGCTTCGGCCCGCGCCACCTGCAATTCGCGCGCGACGGCCGCACGCTCGTCGTCGTCAGCGAATTCCAGGCCACGCTCGCGACCTTCGCGCGCGATCCCGACAGCGGCCGGCTCGGCGACGCGCATGTCAGCGCGCGCCACCCGGCCGTCGCCGGACTCGCGCAAGGCCATGCGCGGCCGCCCGCGCCCGCCGAACCTTCCGTCTGGGCCGCCGATCTCCATCTGACGCCCGACGAACGCTTCGCGTATGTCAGCGAACGCACGTCGAGCCAGCTGCTCTGCTATCACCGCCTTGCCGACGGCACGTTCGAGCCCGCGCACGCGACCGCCACCGAGACGCAGCCGCGCGGGTTCGCGATCGACCCGTCTGGGCGCTGGCTCGTCGCGTGCGGCGAACAGTCTGAACACGTATCGGTGTATGCGATCGCACCGGACGACGGCGCGCTGTCGCTGCACGCACGCGTGCCGGGCGGGCGCGGCGCGAACTGGATCGCGATCGTCTGA
- a CDS encoding AraC family transcriptional regulator produces the protein MALSAPDAARQLNKATVSSAYALFMLMLAEERGIDGGRILAGSGVERARLAQPDARITPLQQAAIVFNLLDATDDPSIAIEIGLRSSLTKAGLIGFGLMSCATLGEAIALGIRYLPTRVPFFSVRLAQLDGIVDIDVLEAFPLGRLRQFAVENFLVETAILFNSLLYPAPGRTLQSRAELHFEWPEPSWFERYRARLPRCHFDASANRIRCDAALLDEPIGTANAHTAQMIVQQCEAELARLGYAESIVERVRNLLICGDGGYPSVDDVARELHVSARTLKRKLAEYGAAYSALLDEIRLRDALRLLEGTRLPVDEIAARVGYTDRANFTRAFKRWTGVAPSERR, from the coding sequence ATGGCCCTGTCCGCCCCGGATGCCGCGCGCCAGCTGAACAAGGCGACGGTGTCGTCCGCATATGCGCTGTTCATGCTGATGCTGGCCGAGGAGCGCGGCATCGATGGCGGCCGCATTCTGGCCGGCTCGGGCGTCGAGCGTGCCCGGCTTGCGCAGCCCGATGCGCGCATCACGCCGCTGCAACAGGCGGCGATCGTGTTCAACCTGCTCGACGCGACGGACGACCCGTCGATTGCGATCGAGATCGGCCTGCGCAGCAGCCTGACGAAAGCGGGCCTGATCGGCTTCGGGCTGATGAGTTGCGCGACGCTCGGCGAGGCGATCGCGCTCGGCATCCGCTACCTGCCGACGCGCGTGCCGTTTTTCTCGGTGCGGCTTGCGCAGCTCGACGGGATCGTCGACATCGACGTGCTCGAAGCGTTTCCGCTCGGCCGGCTGCGCCAGTTCGCGGTGGAAAACTTCCTGGTCGAGACCGCGATCCTGTTCAATTCGCTGCTGTATCCGGCACCGGGGCGCACGCTGCAGTCGCGCGCCGAACTCCACTTCGAATGGCCCGAGCCGTCGTGGTTCGAGCGTTATCGCGCGCGGCTGCCGCGCTGCCATTTCGACGCGAGCGCGAATCGGATCCGCTGCGACGCCGCGCTGCTCGACGAGCCGATCGGCACCGCGAACGCGCATACCGCGCAGATGATCGTCCAGCAATGCGAGGCCGAACTCGCGCGGCTCGGCTACGCGGAAAGCATCGTCGAGCGCGTGCGCAACCTGCTGATCTGCGGCGATGGCGGTTATCCGTCGGTCGACGACGTCGCGCGCGAGTTGCATGTGTCGGCGCGCACGCTCAAGCGCAAGCTCGCCGAGTACGGCGCGGCCTATTCGGCGCTGCTCGACGAGATCCGGCTGCGCGACGCGCTGCGGTTGCTCGAGGGCACACGCCTGCCGGTCGACGAGATCGCGGCGCGCGTCGGTTATACGGACCGCGCCAATTTCACGCGCGCGTTCAAGCGCTGGACGGGCGTCGCGCCGAGCGAGCGGCGCTGA
- a CDS encoding fatty acid desaturase yields MSQPARAVFRNDADKVAYVRREVNAASDAIRARFPLLDRQNLVGATVMAASVSAMLAIAWLYARGAIAWYVALPLAAFVTSLIHELEHDLIHLMYFKKTPWAYHLMMALCWLTRPGTINPWTRRRMHLHHHKVSGGESDLEEFGITNGERWGVKRLLMIADGMLAVVLRPTAMRRKVKQYVAAQPVQDAAERVQLRVEQVSSYMPVGHLYYALWHTFIVYHVGLFALHAFGHAATVPAIVERAMGVVDFLAVVWLGPNFVRSFCINFVSSNMHYFGDIDSRNVIQQTQVLNPWWMLPFQLFCFNFGSTHAIHHFVVRDPFYIRQLTARTAHAALREVGVRFNDVGTFARANRWSAYRPSRGARHAPADA; encoded by the coding sequence ATGAGCCAACCCGCACGAGCCGTCTTTCGCAACGACGCGGACAAGGTCGCGTATGTCCGCCGCGAGGTCAACGCCGCGAGCGATGCGATCCGCGCGCGCTTTCCGCTGCTCGACCGCCAGAACCTCGTCGGCGCGACCGTGATGGCCGCATCGGTGAGCGCGATGCTCGCGATCGCGTGGCTGTATGCGCGCGGCGCGATCGCGTGGTACGTCGCGCTGCCGCTCGCCGCGTTCGTCACGTCGCTGATCCACGAGCTCGAGCACGACCTGATCCACCTGATGTACTTCAAGAAGACGCCGTGGGCCTATCACCTGATGATGGCGCTGTGCTGGCTCACGCGGCCCGGCACGATCAATCCGTGGACGCGGCGGCGCATGCACCTGCATCACCACAAGGTGTCGGGCGGCGAATCGGATCTCGAGGAATTCGGCATCACCAACGGCGAGCGCTGGGGCGTGAAGCGCCTGCTGATGATCGCGGACGGCATGCTCGCCGTCGTGCTGCGGCCCACCGCGATGCGCCGCAAGGTGAAGCAGTATGTCGCCGCACAGCCGGTGCAGGACGCGGCCGAACGCGTGCAGTTGCGTGTCGAGCAGGTGTCGTCGTACATGCCGGTCGGTCACCTGTACTACGCGCTGTGGCACACGTTCATCGTCTATCACGTCGGCCTGTTCGCGCTGCATGCATTCGGCCATGCGGCGACGGTGCCGGCCATCGTCGAGCGTGCAATGGGGGTCGTCGATTTTCTCGCTGTGGTGTGGCTCGGGCCGAACTTCGTGCGCAGCTTCTGCATCAACTTCGTCAGCTCGAACATGCACTACTTCGGCGACATCGATTCGCGCAACGTGATCCAGCAGACGCAGGTGCTCAACCCGTGGTGGATGCTGCCGTTCCAGCTGTTCTGCTTCAATTTCGGCAGCACGCACGCGATCCATCACTTCGTGGTGCGCGACCCGTTCTACATCCGGCAGTTGACTGCGCGAACCGCGCATGCGGCGCTGCGCGAAGTGGGTGTGCGCTTCAACGACGTCGGCACGTTCGCGCGCGCGAATCGCTGGAGTGCTTATCGACCGTCGCGCGGCGCGCGCCACGCACCGGCCGACGCGTAA
- a CDS encoding HAD family hydrolase: MTDRIVAAFDFDGTITTTDSFRHFVRYAVGTPRFAWAGLRALPWIVAMKAGLLSRGDAKAKFASFAFGPIREDALDAQARTFVDAYLPRLVRPEMLERIREHQARGHEVVLVSASPSLYLEKWAKTAGFDTVLATQLAFERGAFAGRLDGENCWGPQKVVRLRGWWGNRPPKQLFAYGDSRGDKEMAELANWSWIRGQGPMPPIGD, encoded by the coding sequence ATGACTGACCGCATCGTCGCCGCGTTCGATTTCGACGGCACCATCACGACTACCGACAGCTTCCGCCATTTCGTCCGCTACGCGGTCGGCACGCCGCGCTTCGCATGGGCCGGGCTGCGTGCGCTGCCATGGATCGTCGCGATGAAGGCCGGGCTGCTGTCGCGCGGCGACGCGAAGGCGAAGTTCGCGTCGTTCGCGTTCGGGCCGATCCGCGAGGACGCGCTCGACGCGCAGGCGCGCACGTTCGTCGACGCCTATCTGCCGCGCCTTGTGCGTCCGGAAATGCTCGAGCGCATTCGCGAGCATCAGGCGCGCGGGCACGAAGTCGTGCTGGTCAGCGCGTCGCCGTCGTTGTATCTGGAGAAGTGGGCGAAGACGGCCGGCTTCGACACCGTGCTCGCGACGCAGCTTGCGTTCGAACGCGGCGCGTTCGCCGGGCGGCTCGACGGCGAGAACTGCTGGGGGCCGCAGAAGGTCGTGCGGCTGCGCGGGTGGTGGGGCAACCGGCCGCCAAAGCAGCTGTTCGCGTACGGCGACAGCCGCGGCGACAAGGAAATGGCCGAACTCGCGAACTGGTCGTGGATTCGTGGGCAGGGGCCGATGCCGCCGATTGGCGATTGA
- a CDS encoding TerD family protein: MINLSKGGRVNLSKEAPGTQKFRIGLGWDANATDTGTDFDLDVSVFLCKYDAQGNPKLISDQHFVFYNSEIRTMERKETFIQPGDDFPKRGMPASKCMGVVHSGDNRTGSGDGDDEVIFIDMTKLAADVEEISVVVTIDQAEARRQNFGQVRNSYIQIADEVSGAVIAKYALEEDFSMETSVQVGSFYRRDGHFMFKAVGAGYNRGLGDFVRAYGGAV, from the coding sequence ATGATCAATTTGTCGAAAGGCGGTCGCGTCAACCTGTCGAAGGAAGCGCCCGGCACGCAGAAATTCCGCATCGGTCTCGGTTGGGACGCGAACGCAACGGACACGGGCACGGATTTCGATCTCGACGTGTCGGTGTTCCTGTGCAAGTACGACGCGCAGGGCAATCCGAAGCTGATCTCGGATCAGCACTTCGTGTTCTACAACAGCGAAATCCGCACGATGGAGCGCAAGGAAACCTTCATCCAGCCGGGCGACGATTTCCCGAAGCGCGGGATGCCGGCGTCGAAGTGCATGGGCGTCGTGCATAGCGGCGACAACCGCACGGGCAGCGGCGACGGCGACGACGAAGTGATCTTCATCGACATGACGAAGCTCGCGGCCGACGTCGAGGAAATCTCGGTGGTCGTGACGATCGACCAGGCCGAAGCGCGCCGTCAGAACTTCGGGCAGGTTCGCAACAGCTACATCCAGATCGCCGACGAGGTGTCGGGCGCGGTGATCGCGAAGTACGCGCTGGAGGAAGACTTCTCGATGGAGACGTCGGTGCAGGTCGGCAGCTTCTATCGCCGCGACGGCCATTTCATGTTCAAGGCGGTCGGCGCCGGCTACAACCGCGGCCTGGGCGACTTCGTGCGCGCGTACGGCGGCGCGGTCTGA
- a CDS encoding DUF475 domain-containing protein, with translation MLKDFKIPLSLTVLALVAAYLLGGVKDMLIVAVLCVLEISLSLDNAVVNASVLKNWSEKWRNRFMVFGLPVAVFGMRLVFPLLIVAVIGHIGLWDALTLAVESPEKYAAVLTSAHHEVSAFGGAFLLMVFFKFMLDTEKDEHWIGFLEGPMRHLGRITALEVALTLAIVIVASFYVPAAEQVSFLLAGAFGVIGFVIAHGVGDLVGGGETGTRVVREGVAGFMYLEVLDSSFSFDGVIGAFALSNNIFLIALGLGVGAAYIREMTLVLLKKGTLAQYRYLEHGAFWAIGALATIMFLGVKFDVPEVVTGLIGAAMIAAAVWSSIVVQRKEDRTAVASE, from the coding sequence ATGTTGAAAGACTTCAAGATCCCGCTGTCGCTCACGGTGCTCGCGCTGGTCGCGGCCTATCTCCTCGGCGGCGTGAAGGACATGCTGATCGTCGCTGTCCTGTGTGTGCTCGAAATTTCGCTGTCGCTCGACAACGCGGTCGTCAATGCATCGGTGCTCAAGAACTGGTCGGAGAAGTGGCGCAACCGCTTCATGGTGTTCGGCCTGCCGGTCGCGGTGTTCGGCATGCGGCTGGTGTTCCCGCTGCTGATCGTCGCGGTGATCGGCCACATCGGCCTGTGGGACGCGCTGACGCTCGCGGTCGAGTCGCCCGAGAAATACGCGGCGGTGCTGACGTCCGCGCATCACGAGGTGTCCGCGTTCGGCGGCGCGTTCCTGCTGATGGTGTTCTTCAAGTTCATGCTCGACACCGAGAAGGACGAGCACTGGATCGGCTTCCTCGAAGGCCCGATGCGCCATCTCGGCCGCATCACGGCGCTGGAAGTGGCGCTGACGCTCGCGATCGTGATCGTCGCGTCGTTCTACGTGCCGGCGGCCGAGCAGGTCAGCTTCCTGCTCGCGGGCGCGTTCGGCGTGATCGGCTTCGTGATCGCGCACGGCGTGGGCGACCTGGTCGGCGGCGGGGAGACGGGCACGCGCGTGGTGCGCGAAGGCGTCGCGGGTTTCATGTATCTCGAAGTGCTCGATTCGTCGTTCAGCTTCGACGGCGTGATCGGCGCGTTCGCACTGTCTAACAACATCTTCCTGATCGCGCTCGGCCTTGGCGTCGGCGCGGCCTATATCCGGGAGATGACGCTCGTGCTGCTGAAGAAGGGCACGCTCGCGCAGTACCGCTATCTCGAACACGGCGCGTTCTGGGCGATCGGTGCGCTTGCAACGATCATGTTCCTCGGCGTGAAATTCGACGTGCCCGAGGTTGTCACGGGCCTGATCGGCGCAGCGATGATCGCCGCAGCCGTGTGGTCGTCGATCGTCGTGCAACGCAAGGAAGACCGGACCGCGGTGGCGAGCGAGTAA
- a CDS encoding VWA domain-containing protein produces the protein MITLEKRAAKVAIVLEKRQILKPPVVRVGAALDISGSAKPLYQSGVIQETHDRILGIALKFDDNGEVDTWTFTEGYDRLPTATPDNYGSYISDHVLNARIDKWGGTQYAPVMNDIVDFFFRAPEPDPKREEKRGFLSRLFGGADEAPAPAASAPVNGHLPAWVLFVTDGQNPKNDRKRVRQLLAESQHFPLYWSLVGVGDPSEFGFLAEIADEMPNVGFLHLESLDVSDEQIYEQLITQEFCDWVRAK, from the coding sequence ATGATTACGCTTGAGAAACGCGCGGCGAAGGTCGCGATCGTCCTCGAAAAACGCCAGATCCTGAAGCCGCCCGTCGTGCGCGTCGGCGCGGCGCTCGACATCTCGGGCTCCGCGAAGCCGCTTTACCAGTCGGGCGTGATCCAGGAGACGCACGACCGGATCCTCGGCATCGCACTGAAGTTCGACGACAACGGCGAAGTCGACACGTGGACCTTCACCGAAGGCTACGACCGCCTGCCGACCGCGACGCCGGACAACTACGGCTCGTACATTTCCGATCATGTGCTCAACGCGCGGATCGACAAGTGGGGCGGCACGCAGTACGCGCCGGTGATGAACGACATCGTCGATTTCTTCTTCCGCGCGCCGGAGCCGGACCCGAAGCGCGAAGAGAAGCGCGGCTTCCTGAGCCGGCTGTTCGGCGGCGCGGACGAAGCGCCCGCGCCGGCCGCATCCGCGCCGGTGAACGGCCATCTGCCCGCTTGGGTGCTGTTCGTGACCGACGGCCAGAACCCGAAGAACGACCGCAAGCGCGTGCGCCAGCTGCTGGCCGAGTCGCAGCACTTCCCGCTGTACTGGTCGCTCGTCGGTGTCGGCGATCCGAGCGAATTCGGCTTCCTCGCGGAAATCGCGGACGAGATGCCGAACGTCGGCTTCCTGCATCTCGAATCGCTCGACGTCAGCGACGAACAGATCTACGAACAGCTGATCACGCAGGAATTCTGCGACTGGGTGCGCGCGAAGTAG
- a CDS encoding toxic anion resistance protein, which translates to MKPLFDDKKSDAVSDRPSTPSLSPVAVPAVAVVPAAQPTEHARLITVDEIDQLGATQGTRIAAFSQQILASVRASDADQFGDKLNELIATAKGLDPRGADKGGLLTQVTRLFRSTREKLLSQYESVSKRMDTLVVELENHAQRQKAGIDELERMYNDNYALHQELAQSKAHGETALATLRAHLAAGQQQADDAFGAQRLLDVKRKVDALESKLDDLDRAMLMSKQLAPQIRMEQDQKRTLTSKFMTIKTVLIPAWTNAFALYLEQLSTKRAAALANATYDAADEAIRAQADLNRQNAQEVAKLGQRPVISTDTFEYAQQQLFGAFDDVTQIIADGKRQREQDAPRLRQLEQDLITRFAPKHN; encoded by the coding sequence ATGAAGCCGCTATTCGACGACAAGAAATCCGATGCGGTCAGCGATCGTCCTTCCACCCCGTCTTTGTCACCCGTCGCAGTGCCTGCCGTCGCCGTCGTGCCGGCAGCGCAGCCGACGGAGCACGCGCGCCTGATCACCGTCGACGAGATCGACCAGCTCGGCGCGACGCAGGGTACGCGGATCGCCGCCTTCTCCCAGCAGATTCTCGCGAGCGTCCGCGCGTCGGATGCCGACCAGTTCGGCGACAAGCTCAACGAACTGATCGCGACCGCGAAGGGGCTCGACCCGCGCGGCGCCGACAAGGGCGGGCTGCTCACGCAGGTCACGCGGCTGTTCCGCTCGACCAGGGAGAAGCTGCTGTCGCAATACGAGTCGGTGAGCAAGCGGATGGACACGCTCGTCGTCGAACTCGAGAACCATGCGCAGCGCCAGAAGGCCGGCATCGACGAGCTCGAGCGGATGTACAACGACAACTACGCGTTGCACCAGGAACTTGCGCAGTCGAAGGCGCACGGCGAAACGGCGCTCGCGACGCTGCGCGCGCATCTCGCGGCCGGCCAGCAACAGGCCGACGACGCATTCGGCGCGCAACGCCTGCTCGACGTGAAGCGCAAGGTCGATGCGCTCGAAAGCAAGCTCGACGACCTCGATCGCGCGATGCTGATGTCGAAGCAGCTGGCCCCGCAGATCCGGATGGAGCAGGACCAGAAGCGCACGCTGACGTCGAAGTTCATGACGATCAAGACGGTGCTGATCCCCGCGTGGACCAACGCGTTCGCGCTCTACCTCGAGCAGCTCAGCACGAAGCGCGCGGCGGCGCTCGCGAACGCGACGTACGACGCGGCCGACGAAGCGATCCGCGCGCAGGCCGACCTGAATCGCCAGAACGCGCAGGAAGTCGCGAAGCTCGGCCAGCGTCCGGTGATCTCGACCGACACATTCGAATACGCGCAGCAGCAGCTGTTCGGCGCGTTCGACGACGTCACGCAGATCATCGCCGACGGCAAGCGCCAGCGCGAGCAGGACGCGCCGCGCCTGCGCCAGCTCGAACAGGACCTGATCACCCGATTCGCTCCGAAGCACAACTAA
- a CDS encoding LysE family translocator, giving the protein MSLSALLAFALILSVGVATPGPTVLLAMSNGSRYGLRHAMVGMLGAVTADIVLVALVGFGLGVLLDASETAFVTLKLLGAAWLAYVGIRMLMSSGRSTVAQELEPPTPDRRTAFLKSFFVAMSNPKYYLFMSALLPQFVDRSHAIAPQYAILAATIVAIDVIGMTGYALLGVHSVRVWKAAGEKWLNRVSGSLLLMLAGYVALYRKAAN; this is encoded by the coding sequence ATGTCGCTCTCCGCCTTGCTCGCATTTGCCCTGATCCTGTCCGTCGGCGTCGCGACGCCCGGCCCGACGGTGTTGCTCGCGATGAGCAACGGTTCGCGGTACGGATTGCGTCACGCGATGGTCGGCATGCTCGGCGCCGTCACGGCCGACATCGTGCTCGTCGCGCTGGTCGGGTTCGGCCTCGGCGTGCTCCTCGACGCGTCGGAAACGGCGTTCGTGACGCTGAAGCTGCTCGGTGCGGCGTGGCTCGCGTACGTGGGCATCCGGATGCTGATGTCGAGCGGTCGATCCACGGTTGCCCAGGAACTCGAGCCCCCGACGCCCGATCGCAGGACCGCCTTCCTGAAGAGCTTTTTCGTCGCGATGAGCAACCCGAAGTACTACCTGTTCATGTCCGCGCTGCTGCCGCAGTTCGTCGACCGGTCGCATGCGATCGCGCCGCAATACGCGATCCTCGCGGCGACGATCGTCGCGATCGACGTCATCGGGATGACCGGCTACGCGCTGCTCGGCGTGCATTCGGTGCGGGTATGGAAAGCGGCCGGGGAGAAGTGGCTGAACCGGGTCAGCGGGTCGCTGCTGCTGATGCTTGCGGGGTATGTCGCGCTGTATCGCAAGGCCGCGAACTGA